The DNA region GgccaaaacttgtgtgagacggtctcacgggtcatattttgtgagacagatctcttatttgggtcatccatgaaaaaatattacttttatgctaagaatattacttttttaatGTGTATATCGGTAGGGTTGGTCCGTcgcacagataaagattcgttagaccgtctcacaagagatctactcaaaTATTAATCGGAGAAACTTAAGCCATTGCATTATGAGGCGGttctataattaaaaaaaatttcgataaTTAACGTAATCGATGTTTTATTAAGATCATAAATTGAAACAAACAACTACAAATGACATGATCAAATATGACATGTCTCGATAGAATAAACCCTAGAAAGACATGAAACAGAGAAAAAATATGGCATTCAATTCTCTTCAGACATATGAATAAACCCTAACATCCATGCAGACACACGCACGTAATTAAGTACATATATAATAATAGCATATATTTTGCTGGAAACTTGATCATATTTGCTGCACAACGGCCAAACAATTATCAACTTCTTTGGCCAAGTACCCTGCGATTTTGCTTAGCGGGAAGTCGGCACCGAACTCGTTTAGCGCGTCCTCGCAGTCACTGTTATAAGCCGCACTCAAGTGTGCTAAAAGGGTGCCCTTGTCATTCTCATCAAGAGCTTTTATGCTTTCTTCGAGATCCGAAACAATGGTGTCGAAATCTTCGACGCAGGTGGACATAATCGATTCTCGGCTAACCGGCAGCAGGTTGGATACGGCCGGTTTCAACTGAGGAGCCATGGACTGGAGCCGTTTAGCCACGGTGAGAGCTGCCTTCATGGCGTTAGCGGAGGCATCATGCCAGTTTTTCGCACCGTTCACCATTTTTGTGCAGAGTTGAGGGTGGCTGGATGTGCGGCAGAATGCGTTTACTTCAAGGAGTCTGCGAGCCTCAGCGGAGGGAGTCTGGGTGACACAGAGGAGGAGAAGAGCCGCCCCGGCTAGGAAGAGATGCTTGATCTGAGCCATTTGAATTGTTTTTGTTTTCCACTCTTGCTCTGTCTCTCTTTTCTTCTCTTTGTGTTTTTTGTATAAAGGgaaaaaaagagaaaagaaTGAATTTTTGACAAATTCTTGGTTTATATATGGAGGTGGAGTTTAAGGATGAGCGGTTTTTCTTGTTTCTTGCAGATTTTTGTGGTGTGACACCAGATAAAAGAAGGGCTTCCCCTTGGTCATAGAGAAATTAGAGGATATCTTTGGGGAGATTCTAAGCAAGTTTTTATTTTTGTCTAAGAGTTATAAATTTGGGACAATTTTCATTTTTAGTCCTATAATTTGCactttatataattttgatcTTGTTAACTTAacaatgaatttatatttttattcatgtAACTCACTTTTTTTTATAATGTTAACGGTGAACTTgcatttttagttatttaactgcttgcatattattattttttcatttttcatccGTTGCATTTTTAGTAATGCAACttgcatgttttatttttatttttttgttattttttatagAGTCTGTTATGTTTTCttctaaataatatttttttttgaaaaaattacaaTACATATGCATGTTTCCTTTAAAAAATTAATGTCAGCATACACATCCACCACATAAGCAATTTTCGGCAGACATGACGAACTCCGGTAAAAAAACGAATACTATGAAGAAAAGAAAACATGCAAGTTACAAAACTAAAATGTAAATTCACCATTAACATaaccaaaaatgaaaaaaaaaaaaaaacattgatGTTATGGGACTAAAAATGTAAGTTCATCATTAATATgaccaaaaatgaaaaaaaaaacatgcaatACTAAAAATGCAAATTCATTATTAACATACCAAAAGTGCAAAAACAAATACAAATTATATaaccaaaaatataatattctcttgaatttgatttaaagaaaaataatttgcatacaaatagtaataaaaaaagaaaaaaaaaagaaaaaagatttGTCTTTAACGTGTTTAAATTTCGCTCTAGAGAATAGGAATGTTGATTAATAACTTGTTGAAAGTGGTTATTATGCTAAACTTATTAGCAAGCATCAAATTGTGCTAAATatacatatttacaataaaattatcgTTTTTATTAATGTTTTCACAGCAAATATATTATCAACTtagagtaggttttttgtgagacgatctcacgaatatttatctgtgagacggatcaatcctaccaatattcacaataaaaaataataatcttagcataaaaagtaatatttttcatggatgacccaagtaagatatccgtctcacaaaatatgaaccatgaaccgtcttacacaagtttttgtcatctaCCCTAACACTTGTTGATCATCTTATTTTGAAATAGGTTGCAAAGTGAAAATgtctttatttgattttattacCAACTCAATTGCTTCCCTACATATGCATGCACACAAAATCGAGAATTAACTTCCACAAAAAAATTCTGTAATTCGGTCGACCACATCGATATTAATGTACTAATATACAACAcacataaatattaattatactACCGGACCAGCTTTTGCTAGCCATTAATTATCTAACTTTAGCAGCAATTTCTCCGCAAGGAACCCGCTTCACATGCGAAgaaatcaaatattttcactTCCCACCTGTTGAAAAGGAAATTAGTCAATGAGACTCGGCGAtagtgtaaattttttttagctaGCCTTTTGAATTCCCTTTGTAGCCGATTAAAGGTCACTTCTCCAAGATTATAAGCATCCCGTTCAGCAGTGCGAACCTGGAAAAGTTAAACTTCCCGGATAGAGATTTCTAGTTTGCTATCCAAACATGGAGATCTCTAACAGTGAATATGAATCCAACCCGAAGAAATTTGCATTTCCAGTGGATTCTGAGTGGTGATACCTCATAAGGATtcgggtcatggatgacccgagATATTAATTGGATAGCCCAGATCAGAGCCAATATGCCGGGTACTTTCCTCACTAGCCGGACATTTTTCCTCTTCACGGGTAATCAATAGCCCGGGCCCTCATACAAACACCCAGATACCTTAccacccgggccacctcgagaattgcaccacactcgagtgtgattgatacaagctgtctaatctgtcaGAGCAACATGGGTTTGGAGTGTTATAAAAGTAATCAGAAGCTAtagtatgggcagccgacttgccatacttagtaggtgacACCGGAAACGAGGTATCTAtcccattttctactataaatagcaggtattaatgacatttacagattctgaaatctttgaactctcaAGCAGTTACATATATTCTCCTATATATTCGCTTGTGTTAATCTTCAatcctgctgacttaagcatcggagtggctacgccggacactcctccggcgcccattcacgagttactttcttgtttgcaggtgttagCGAAGCCATTATCTCCACTCAAATTCCTAAAcactaaattattgatttgatccggTGGAGCCCCttacccggctcatccatttcactaagatcacatcattggcgccgtctgtgggaaattgagACTAAGGCGTTGATATGGTTCCAATGAGAAGAACTAATCAAGATACTTCCCGGGCTCTTGGAGATGGAGCTGGTGCGCATACTTCGGGACAAGACGGTGCTCCCCCCACGGGACCTAATCTTGTTACTGTATCCCTGAAAGAGCTGGCCAAGCTTATAGATGAGGCAGTGAAAAAAGCCATGGCCCAGAGAGATCCCTCTCATCATGATACCATTCCAGGGAGGGAGAAGGATCGAGGAAGGAGGGAGGAGGAGGAAGTGAGAGAGGAGGACAGGGAATCTAGTGCTGGGTCAAAATCCCCAAATGTGGCGGAAGAGTTGTTAGAGTTAAGGCAGAAAATGAAGGTCTTGGAAGGACAGTTGAAAAGCTGGGTTACTTCTCGGACAATTGCCAAAGAATGCCCGTTTGCTGAAATCATTGTCCGGGAACCTCTTTCCGCGAACTTCAAATCTGCCAAAGTGAAAGATTACGATGGCAATGCAGACCCCGAGGAGCACCTGGCCaggtttgaaaatatggccGTGTTACACTGTTACACTGATCGAATCAAGTGTAAGGTGTTCCTGACAACGTTGGTGGATTCTGCTCAAAGATGGTTCGAGGGGTTGGCTCCTCAAAGTATTCATTCCTTCAAAGACTTCcagaaggtgttctcacaccatTTTAGCAGCAGCAAGAAATACAAGAAGACTgaatttagtctttttgaagTCAAGCAAAGCCCGAAAGATAGTTTGAGGGCTTATATAAGGAGATTTAATAGAGTGGCTCTGGATGTTTCCACCTGTGCCACTGAGACAAAGACAACTGCTTTCACTCAAGGTTTGAAGGAGGGTGAGTTCTTTcgatcattgaccaagaaggtGCCCGGGGATTTTGAGGACTTATTGTCCCGGACAGAAAAGTACATCAACATGGAGGAAGCCCAGAAGCAGAAAAGAGAAGCGGGAAAGAAAGAAAGGGGAGACCGGGTGGTAAAGCCCGAGGAGAGAGGTCCGAGGAAGATCAGTCAGGGGCATTTTTCACATCACGTGCCCTTGAAGATTATTAGGGATAGAGATGTTCAGGAGTGTAGTAGAGATCTGGCTCCGGGTTATCAACTCACCCGGCCTGAAAAGAAAGGATTATGTACTCTTCATGGGGTCTGTTACCATAATACCGGGGAGTGCAAAACTATGAAGAGAGACTATGTCCCGCCCTCTGCCCAGGGACATAGCCAATCCAACAAGAGGCCGAGAGGGCCGCCTTGGACTTCTCGGCCCTCTCGGCCTCTTGTTAATTCAAGAAATGTCCCGAGGAGTGACCCCGGTAAGAGGAGAAATCAGGAGACAGAGAGGAAGAAAGCCTCGCCCCCCGCGGCGAGGTTAATAAAGATGATATCGGAAGgctctactgatggagactccaaCCGGGCAAGGAAATCAAGAAGTAGGAGGGATTGCATGGAAGTGGAAGGAATATGAGAGTGAGGCGGTGATCAGTTTCGGCTCTGAAGATTTAAAGGGGGTAAATCTACCCCCATAATGAGGCCCTGGTTATCCAAGCACGGGTGGTCAATTATGGTATTCTGAAAGTCTTCGTCGACTCGGGCAGTTGCGTGAATGTTATTTTTAAGGAAGCCTTGGTACAGATGGATTTAAAAGGGTTTCATCTGGAGACCCTGGAGACTGCATTTTTTGGCTTTGCGGGCCATGTGGTTTATCCGAAAGGGGAAATTGTCTTGCAATTAACTTTGGGCTCTCGGGATCTCAAGAAAACAGTGATGACCACTTTCACTGTGGTGGATTCCCCATCATCATATAACATCATTCTGGGAGGCCCGCCATGAACGAGCTGAGGGCCGTGGCATCCACTTACCATCAAAAGATCAAGTTTCCAGTGGGTAGCCAGGTGGGTGAAGTCTGGGGAGATCAACTCTCCTCCCAGAAATGCTATGTGGAGGCAGTCCGGGTAGATCAAAGTAAAGCCAGGAAAGAGGGGAAGAGGGCAAGAGTTGATGAAGTAGGGGGGAGAGTAGTTGAGAAGAGAGAAGTGCATTTTGTAGCAGAAGAAGAGCATGAGGTTGTGGAGATCGGACCATGCCGGCAGATCCGGGTGTCTCGGGACCTCAACTCATCCACCCGGGTCAGTTTACTTAactgtttaaaaaataatattcatgTTTTTGCCTGGTCCCAGCAGGAGTTGGCAGGGATCTCACCCCTGATATCCGAGTATCATTTGAACATTCTCCCGGGATCTCATCCGGTGAAGCAGAAGAAAAGGCACTTTGGTTTGGAGAAGGACAAAGTTATTGATGTGCAGGTGAGAGAGTTGTTGCAGGCCGGTCACATTCGGGAAATCCAATTTCCTACatggctctcgaatgtggtgTTGGTACCCAAGTCCACCGGGAACTGGAGAATGTGCGTGGACTTTCGGGATCTCAATAAAGCTTGCCCCAAGGACTACTATCCATTGCCCCGGATTGATCAATTGGTGGACTCCACCTCGGGGTATGAGCTGTTGAGTTTCATGGACGCTTACCAAGGATACCATCAAATCCCTTGGCCAAAAATGATCAATATAAGGCCAGtttcatcacctcgggaggtacGTTTTGTTACGTTgtaatgccttttgggttgaagAATGTCGTGGCCACCTACCAGCGTCTTATGAACAAAGTCTTTGAGAAGCAGCTGGGCAGGAATGTGGAAGTATATGTGGATAATATTCTGGGCTAGTCTAAAGAGGTTGCGAACTTCATTACTGATTTGGAAGAAATTTTTGTCACTATGATGCATTATGGAATCAAGCTTAACCCTGTCAAATGTATCTTTGGCGTGAAGAGTGGCAAGTTTTTGGGTTTCATATTGACAGATCGGGGAATTGAGTTGAATCAGGAAAAAGTCAAGTCTGTATTGTGCATGTTATCTCCCCGATCTGTCAAAGAAGTGCAGAAActgaccgggaggattgcttctCTTTCTCGATTTATATCCCGATCAGCACACAGAAGTTACCCTTTATTTCAAGTCCTAAGGAAGGCCCAACAATTTGGGTGGGATGAAAGGTGTGAGCAGGCCTTCCAGGATTTTAAGATTCATCTTACAGAGCTTCCTGTATTGGTAAAGCCGGAGCCCGGGGAGAAATTGTTTGTATACTTATCTACTACAGAGTATGCTGTCAGCTCGGTACTATAAAGGAAGAAGGCTTTGATCAGAGgcatgtctactatgtcagtCATACTCTGAGAGGCCCCGAGCTTCGGTACCATGAAGTAGAGAAGGTAGCTATGGCTTTGGTTATTACTGCCCGGAAGCTGCGGCCTTACTTTCTGTCGCACCAATCATTGTTCTTACTAATAGTCCAATGGGGAGGATTATGACTCATACAAAGTATCCGGGCGAATGATCAAATGGGTAGTAGAGTTGGGCGAGTATGATATTGAATACAAACCCCGGGTGGCCATCAAAGCACAGGCCTTGTCAGATTTTCTATCCGAGATGGTTCAGCCCGATGAAGAGGAAGTATGGAGAGTTTTTGTGGATGGAGCATCTAGCCTTGCTGGATGTGGAATAGGGTGGTGATAATATCTCCCCTTGGAGAAAAGATTAAGCTGTCCCTGAGAATTGATTCTCAGATAACTAATAATGAGACTGAATATGAGGCTGTCTTTGCCAGCATCAGAGCTGCCCGGGAAATTGGAGCTTCCCGGATCATTTTATACTCTTATTCACAATTGATTACACATCAGATAAAGGGTGTTTATGAGGCTAAAGATGATAGAATGCTCAAATATCTACAGCTCATCAAAGCCCAGTCAGAAGTCTTCGTAgattggagtattgaacaaATACCTCGGGAAGAAAATAGTGAAGCAGATGCTTTGGCAAAAATGGTTGCTTCTCCATCAGAAACCAATACCCGGGAAGTGCTACATGTTTCCCAACTAGTCCTCTCCGCAGAAGAAGAAGCATCGCCGATACCTGAGGACTCTTGGATGGCACCCCTGATCAACTTCATTATAAATAATGAATTACATGAAGACAAAGCCCGAGCTCAAAAAATCAAGAGACAAGCTCCCAgttttgttctcttaaataatgtCTTATACAGGAGATCATTTCAGGGGCCCTTATTGAAATACTTATCTGAGAGAGAAGTGGATTATGTCCtccgagagattcatgaagggtGTTGTGCTGAGCATCTCGGAGGAATATCTTTGGCCCGGAAGATGATGCTTGCTGGATTCTGGTGGCCAATTATTAGCCAAGACTCTGCTCGAGTGGTCCGGGCTTGTGAGGGTTTTCAACATCACTCAAATTTTCAGCATAGCCCGGCCACTCCTATGAAGCCTATTTGGGCATCTTGCCCCTTTGACCAGTGGGGTATGGACATTGTAGGTCCCTTCCCAACAGCTCGGGCTCAGAAGAAATTCTTGCTGGTGGCTGTGGATTATTTTTCCAAGTGGGTAGAAGCCGAGCCTTTGCCCAAAATCATTGAAAAAGAAGTTTTATAGTTTTTATGGAAAAACATAATGTGCCGATTTGGAGTACCCATGAGACTGATTTCAGATAATGGAAGACAGTTCCAGGGAAGGAAGATTACATCTTGGTGCCGGGAAATGAAGATTACTCAGTCTTTCACCTCTGTTTCCTACCTTCAGGCTAATGGCCAGACAGAAGTGGTAAATAGAATTATTATACAAGCATTGAAAACCAGGTTGCAAGGCAAAGGAAAAGACTGGGTGGAAGAATTACCCAGTGTTCTCTGGGCATACAGAACTACTCCTCGAGCACCCACTCAAGAAACTCCATTTAACTTGGTATATGGCTCTAAAGCAGTCCTGCCAGTTGTAATTGGGCAAATTTCttcccgggtagaatcttacccggacAACAATGATCAAAGCCGGGCCATGGAGTTAGACTTGGTAGAAGAAAGTAGAGATCTAGTGTTGATTCGAATGGAAGCATACCAGGGGCCGGGTTATGAAATCGTATAACAAGAAAATCTGGATCCGAGACTTCCAAGTAGGGGATCTGGTTATGAAGAAAGTTAATCCAGCAGGAGATGTGGGGAAGCTGGAATCTCGGTGGAAAGGACCTTACAAAATCAACCCGAGGGTCAGCTCGGGATCCTTTTATCTAGAAGATGCCCAAGGAACATTCTCTCAAAAGGCcttggaatgtatttaatttaaagaagtaTTATGCTTGACAGATGTAATTATTTGATGGAAGATAtaatgaaaaatctattttctCAGAGAAAAGTGTTGTGTATGTTTCTTATATCTCAGCCAGGGAGATACAAAGCCCCGGTTATtcaaaaagcccagggcactacaccctggctcggggcactaCACCTCGACATGTCCAAATCCCGAGATATGCTCCCTTGCCCGATTTTCCCATTTTGGTTATGCGCACCAAGGTTTTATATCCAGGTTTAAGGTTGCTTGCATCTTGGTCACTTACTGAGTATGAGGCATGTTATTCATTACGAAGATCAAGATCTCGGGTATTTATTCAAAGTTACCGGTTAGTTAGAAACACTTAGaaaattttatgattattttcataCGGTCAATTATATTATCCGGGTCTTTGAAGatttttcagtatgttattataagaagagttgaagaaaactAGATTTTCATTAAAAAGCCCAAAGGCTGAGAATTACAAAGGAAAACTACATAAAAAAGGGAAAAAGTACAAAACTTATTCTAAGTCCATCTGCCCGGACCCTGGctgttcttcttcttcagagtcCTCCGCCTCCTCCTCACCCTCCCTGGGAAGTGATGCAACAGCCTGTCTGAAGTCAGGGAAGTTTGCCCTATCCTTGGGCAGAAGCCCGGCCTCTTCAAATTGCTTCCGGAATTTGTTAAAACCCAACTTGAAGAGAGGATAGGCCCATTCTTCGACTGCCGCTTTGAATTCGGGGGATGAGAGGAAGGATGTTTTGAATTGTTCCTTATTTTGTTCAGACTCAGCCAGGGCCTTCTCAGCATTCTTGGCCCGGTTCATTTGTTCTTCTATGCCCACCAACAACTGATTTGTTGTTGCCCTTAAGGGCCTCTTCCCTGAGGAGTCCTTCATTAATGGCATCCCGGGCCTTGGCCAGATCTGCCTGGGCCGACTCCACAAAAGCCCAGAGGGTGGCCACCTCTTCTTCACGAGCAGTCTTAGCCCGGGCAAGCTCGACCTGGAGTTGTTCATGAAGCTCTTGAAGAGCCCGGGATTGGTTATTCTTTTTGGTAGCCACCGTAGCCACCTCCTCGAACGCCGAGACCATCATTTGAGCGGCCTGTGCAAaggaagttaaaaaaaaaagaagataaaaGGAGACTCACGGATAATAGAAGGTTTGAACCTTCAAGAAATCGGGTAGCCGGCATGGAGCTCTTCAAATGAGCCTCCTCAGCAGGAATGAGCATCTGCTTAAGGAGTTGAACTCCGATCGGAATAGCTCTCGCCGTAAAAATACTAGGGCTGTTCAGTCAGCAGGAGCTCTTGGATAGGCTCTTGGTTGGATTGCTGGCCGGGAGGGTTATGTGATTGACTTGCCCGAGATGAACCCTGACCTCCTTCACTCTCAACCAGGATTAGCTCAGGGCTTGAGGTAGCCTTTCGTTTCCTTTGGTGGAGAGGAATGTGATCTTCGGAATCCTGGGACTCCACCCGGGAAGCCTGCTTCTCCGAGGGGGATTCTGCCCGAGATGATTCTTTTGTCCGAGACGCTTCTCCCTCGGCCTGTTTTTTCTTCTCAGCCGCAGCTTTCCGGGCAACCAGCTTCTTCTCTTTTGCCGTCCTCTCAGCCTCCCACTTCTTAAGGAAGGCTTCCTGCATCTTGTTTGCATAAGAAGTAGGGATGGCAACTTTCCCCACGGGTTTGGGGCCCCGCGGGGAAAACCCGAAACGGGGATGGGGATccccgattttttcgggtttggGTTCGGGGAtggggatttttttaaatccccgaTGTATTTCGGTGCGGGTATGAGTGGAGGAGGAGTATTTTTTTCCCTCCACCAAATCTTGGCTTCGAGTATAAAAGTCCTCGAATTTGTATGCTTTGTGGAGGGTAGGTTGTGGAGGCAAAGAAGGAAGGAAGCCAGTAAGACAAGGGAGGGGGCCCGGGAGTTGATAAAGAAAAATCGTTCTTTCCATCCCTTCTGATATGAAGGAATATCATCAAGGAACCAGACATTCAATCGGGTCAGTCAGGGAGAAAGCATTATCCCCGAGTCTGCAAGAGAAGAAGTAGTGGAGGATGAGAGGGTTGATGACAAGATTGTTCATCTTGAAAAGGACATAAGCCAAGGCCAT from Primulina tabacum isolate GXHZ01 chromosome 14, ASM2559414v2, whole genome shotgun sequence includes:
- the LOC142523705 gene encoding uncharacterized protein LOC142523705, which encodes MAQIKHLFLAGAALLLLCVTQTPSAEARRLLEVNAFCRTSSHPQLCTKMVNGAKNWHDASANAMKAALTVAKRLQSMAPQLKPAVSNLLPVSRESIMSTCVEDFDTIVSDLEESIKALDENDKGTLLAHLSAAYNSDCEDALNEFGADFPLSKIAGYLAKEVDNCLAVVQQI